From Streptomyces sp. NBC_00683, one genomic window encodes:
- the sigE gene encoding RNA polymerase sigma factor SigE: MVGAPLDTTRADRGGAAAPVDRGGVLRRFLRSAGEPKSVTNIADRSSNDSAPTATFASDADSQAWTPPSWEEIVSTHSGRVYRLAYRLTGNQHDAEDLTQEVFVRVFRSLSTYTPGTFEGWLHRITTNLFLDMVRRKQRIRFDSLGDDAAERLPSREPSPQQVFNDTHFDADVQQALDTLAPEFRAAVVLCDIEGLSYEEIAATLGVKLGTVRSRIHRGRSHLRKALQHRSPEARAEQRSLADAVLAGEGGTA; encoded by the coding sequence ATGGTAGGGGCTCCACTGGACACCACCAGAGCCGATAGGGGAGGTGCGGCTGCGCCTGTGGATCGGGGAGGAGTGCTGCGGCGCTTTCTCAGGTCGGCGGGTGAGCCGAAATCCGTGACCAACATTGCTGACCGTTCTTCCAACGATTCCGCACCGACCGCGACCTTCGCCTCAGATGCGGATTCTCAGGCGTGGACCCCGCCCTCATGGGAAGAGATCGTCAGCACGCACAGCGGTCGCGTGTACCGCCTTGCCTACCGGCTGACAGGAAACCAGCACGACGCCGAGGACCTCACCCAGGAGGTCTTCGTCCGCGTCTTCCGATCGCTGTCGACGTACACGCCCGGCACCTTCGAGGGCTGGCTGCACCGGATCACGACGAATCTCTTCCTGGACATGGTCCGCCGCAAGCAGCGGATCCGTTTCGACTCCCTGGGCGACGACGCCGCGGAGCGGCTGCCGAGCCGTGAGCCGTCCCCTCAGCAGGTCTTCAACGACACCCACTTCGACGCGGACGTCCAGCAGGCGCTGGACACCCTCGCGCCCGAGTTCCGTGCGGCAGTCGTGCTCTGCGACATCGAGGGCCTCTCTTACGAGGAGATCGCCGCCACACTCGGCGTGAAGCTCGGGACCGTGCGCAGCCGTATCCACCGGGGCCGCTCGCACCTGCGCAAGGCGCTGCAGCACCGTTCCCCGGAGGCACGCGCCGAGCAGCGTTCGCTGGCGGACGCGGTCCTGGCAGGGGAGGGCGGAACGGCGTGA
- a CDS encoding O-methyltransferase, translated as MRQLRGQERVITANRQTSWAFADAFVAEDAALRWARDRAREAGLRSVSPGTGAALRLLAAAADAKAVAEIGTGTGVSGIYLLNGMRPDGVLTTVDPEPERQQFAREAFRAAGFATNRARFIPGRALDVLPRLADGGYDLVFCDGDRLESLDCLAESLRLLRPGGLVCFEGVFADGRTIDSAAQPAEVLRLRELLRAVRESQELMATLLPVGDGLLCAVRRG; from the coding sequence TTGCGCCAACTACGGGGACAGGAGAGGGTCATTACCGCCAACCGGCAGACAAGCTGGGCGTTCGCCGACGCCTTTGTCGCCGAGGACGCAGCTCTGCGCTGGGCCCGTGACCGGGCCCGCGAGGCAGGGCTCCGCTCGGTGTCCCCAGGCACCGGAGCTGCGCTGCGCCTGCTCGCTGCCGCCGCGGACGCCAAAGCGGTGGCCGAAATCGGCACCGGTACGGGCGTGTCCGGCATCTATCTGCTGAACGGGATGCGCCCCGACGGCGTACTGACCACCGTCGATCCGGAACCGGAGCGCCAGCAGTTCGCGCGCGAGGCGTTCCGGGCTGCGGGTTTCGCCACGAACCGGGCACGGTTCATCCCCGGGCGCGCCCTCGACGTACTGCCGCGGCTCGCCGACGGCGGGTACGACCTTGTTTTCTGCGACGGTGACCGGCTGGAGAGCCTGGACTGCCTCGCTGAATCGTTGCGCCTGCTGCGGCCCGGCGGTCTCGTCTGCTTCGAAGGCGTCTTCGCGGACGGCCGCACCATCGATTCCGCCGCCCAGCCGGCCGAGGTACTGCGCCTGCGTGAGCTGCTGCGGGCGGTGCGGGAGAGCCAGGAGCTGATGGCGACGCTGCTGCCGGTGGGCGACGGGCTGCTGTGCGCGGTGCGACGCGGCTGA
- a CDS encoding DUF3117 domain-containing protein, protein MAAMKPRTGDGPLEVTKEGRGIVMRVPLEGGGRLVVELTPDEADALGDALKKVVG, encoded by the coding sequence ATGGCGGCCATGAAGCCGCGGACGGGCGACGGCCCGCTCGAGGTGACAAAGGAGGGGCGGGGCATTGTCATGCGCGTTCCGCTCGAAGGCGGCGGTCGGCTTGTCGTCGAGCTGACTCCGGACGAGGCCGATGCACTCGGCGATGCCCTGAAGAAGGTCGTCGGCTGA
- a CDS encoding enoyl-CoA hydratase/isomerase family protein, which yields MADTTADAVLTDVSDGLATITINRPDAMNAMNTAAKVALRDALRSVAEDTAVRAVLLTATGRAFCVGQDLKEHVSKLAEARESGGGNALSTVKEHYNPIVRAITEMEKPVVAGVNGVAAGAGFGFALAADYRVVADTAAFNTSFAGVALTADSGVSWTLPRLIGASRAADLLFFPRSISAQEAYELGIANKVVPAADLAKEALAVARALAEGPTVAYAALKASMAYGAGHTLAESLEKEDELQTRAGASQDHTIAVEAFLAKQPPKYLGK from the coding sequence ATGGCCGACACCACGGCTGATGCCGTGCTCACGGACGTGAGCGACGGGCTCGCGACGATCACGATCAACCGACCCGACGCGATGAACGCCATGAACACCGCGGCGAAGGTCGCGCTCCGCGACGCCCTTCGATCCGTCGCCGAGGACACCGCCGTACGAGCAGTTCTGCTCACCGCCACCGGGCGCGCCTTCTGCGTGGGCCAGGACCTCAAAGAGCACGTCTCCAAGCTCGCCGAGGCCCGCGAGTCGGGCGGCGGCAACGCGCTGAGCACCGTGAAGGAGCACTACAACCCGATCGTGCGGGCCATCACCGAGATGGAGAAGCCCGTCGTGGCAGGGGTCAACGGGGTCGCCGCGGGCGCCGGTTTCGGATTCGCACTCGCGGCCGACTACCGCGTGGTCGCCGATACGGCCGCCTTCAACACGTCCTTCGCGGGCGTGGCCCTCACGGCCGACTCGGGCGTCTCCTGGACGCTGCCCCGGCTGATCGGCGCGAGTCGCGCCGCCGACCTGCTGTTCTTCCCGCGTTCGATCTCCGCGCAGGAGGCGTACGAGCTGGGCATCGCCAACAAGGTGGTGCCTGCCGCCGACCTGGCCAAGGAGGCCCTGGCGGTGGCGCGTGCCCTCGCGGAGGGGCCGACGGTGGCGTACGCGGCGCTGAAGGCGTCGATGGCGTACGGCGCGGGCCACACGCTCGCCGAGTCGCTGGAGAAGGAGGACGAGCTCCAGACCCGGGCGGGCGCGTCACAGGACCACACCATCGCGGTCGAGGCGTTCCTCGCCAAGCAGCCGCCGAAGTACCTCGGCAAGTAG